The proteins below come from a single Malus sylvestris chromosome 3, drMalSylv7.2, whole genome shotgun sequence genomic window:
- the LOC126615903 gene encoding protein transport protein Sec61 subunit beta-like, protein MARGSSQSQASSSSATARPGVMAPRGSAAATAGMRRRRVGGSTGSGSIGGGGGGSGAGNNMLRFYTDDAPGLKITPTVVLVMSLCFIGFVTALHVFGKLYLHRSGGGA, encoded by the coding sequence ATGGCTCGAGGTTCATCTCAGTCCCAAGCGTCGTCGTCCTCTGCGACTGCGCGCCCCGGCGTCATGGCTCCGCGGGGCTCGGCCGCCGCGACTGCTGGAATGCGTCGCCGTCGTGTCGGAGGCTCCACCGGCTCCGGAAGCATCGGCGGAGGAGGAGGCGGATCAGGTGCCGGAAACAACATGCTGAGGTTCTACACGGACGACGCTCCTGGCTTGAAGATCACCCCGACTGTTGTCCTCGTCATGAGCCTCTGCTTCATAGGCTTCGTCACGGCTCTTCATGTGTTCGGCAAGCTGTACCTCCACCGATCTGGTGGGGGAGCTTGA